ATGTCAGTGATGTGGCGTTTCTAGTGGTTGGTGATCCTTTTGGGTAAGACTAACTAACTGCTTCAAGATCTACAGTAGCCAGAGTCATATTTACTCCATATGTATTTACTCCGTATCCTGAACTAAATTATCCACCAATAAGGATTCCTGACAGTACAGTTTGACAGCTTTCATTTATGAGGTTTCTATGCATATTTGTCACATGATGCACCACATGTTACCATTGTTTTGACTCACCCATAACTTGTCATCACATATGCCACGATCCCACAACTGCAGTGACTCATCTGGAAACCTAAAACCCAGGCTTTCATCAGAAAGCTTTATCGCTGGCCAGTCCAAGTTACATTTCATTGTTTGGAAAAGAAATGATATGATAAATTACTGGAAATGTTCAGACTTATTTGGCTGATAAACTCCTCAATTATAATTAAGTGCACTTGAAAGCATGCTCTCCTCAAAATAAATTTCCTTTTTTCGGAAAACACTCTCTGCAGCCTAACAGAAGATAAATAATGGAAATGTTTCCTATTATTTGGGACATTTGTGCCTGAAGAACCACAGAGTGGTTGAGCACCAAAGCTCAGGGCTCCGACGTTATCGCTCTTACGAGAAGTGGGATGTGGATGTCTGAGGTGTGGGTACTTTGGAAATCCTCCAGAAGTGATGAGCTAATTACGTCGCGCTTTTTCGTCCCGGGCCGCTTCTAGTCACGGTTGAGCTTCGAGCCGCGTTTGGCTCCAGCGTTTTTCCAGCCTAACCACCGAAACCCACATAGCGGGAGGGGAATGGGGGTCTGACTCCTTATTTTCCTGCACTTAAGAATGTGTGGGTTTAATAAAGTTTAATGATATACCCAAGATCGAAAGGATAAGCATTTCTGGCGCAATTCGGATTACTTCCACATTGTAAACGGCGCAACACAGTAGTAAGAAAGATTCTTCTTCTCTTCAGAGCAACGACCCACAGCGACCTGGTTCTGAGAGCGTTGAATGCTGGGATTCAGTATCGCGTTATTCACAATGCCTCCATCATGAACGCGGTGGGCTGCTGTGGATTGCAGGTAAGGCCCAAGTTTACCATTATTGGAACTATTAGCGCAAAATATATCTTCCCATGCAGATTTTGCAACTGGTTCAAAGCGATTCACTGCGTTGACCAAAAGAAAGTAGTTTGATTTGAAAGTGACTTCTGCTTGGTACATCACTACACGTTTACTGACAGACCTTATTTGCCTTCAGAATTTTGCCGAAAATTCGGTAATGCGACCGCATCTTCCCTACGGTGTCGTTGTTAACATGCACTATTTAGAGAATGTACTTCGCCAATGTGCATCATGCAGGCCCAGTCTCTCGTGGAAATGATCAAACGGCATTAAGGCCTTTGTGCTGTAGGCATCCCAGCGGAGTCTATCAACGAAGCCTACTGGCCATCAATAACAGCCCCCTGTATTGACCTGTCAGGGCAGCTTTGTGTACCAAGAGGCCCCAGATGCCGCCCTAAGCTCACGATGGGCGTCTTCAGATGATCTGAGATCAGCGGTGCCATTTCTAAAGGATATTATTTAGCCAGGAAAAGCAGGTCCTAAATCATCTGCCGCAGCTGCTGGAGGGACCTGGTAGGTTAACGCACGCTTACTGCAGTAACTGGTCGAGTCAAGATGCACTAATTGGAAGCCATCGACAACAACTGGTTCCGCAAAAAAAGCATGACTTGAGACTTTCTACACCCAAAGTGTTACCAGTAACATCTGGCTTTGTTTCCAAAGAATGTATTGGAAGGATTCGTTTTGTGACGGAAAGTAGTGACCGATCTTATCTTCCACATTTTGACGTATGTCTTAGTGAAATGcattatcaaaaacaaaaagaagtttCATGGGAACTTGGTTGTATTTATTGGTTGTCGATTGGATAGATGCAGATCTGAAAGAGGTCTTGCAGGATATTGAAAGAAAAAGTGTGATCTAAACAGACAATGATTGGCGATAATATAGAGTATGTCACTAAAGAGAAGTCTGACGTTCCACCGGTAGATCGCGTTATGATATTTTGATTCAAAATTGCGTGGATCAATTCTGGTAGCAGTATGATCAGCTTGTATTAAAAATAGGTAAGGtgaattttcattgttttcattcacatttacatgctgaatttaaaagtatttcacccaaaaatgaaacttctgtcacTGTGTCGTTCCAAGCCTGACTGACTTCCATTcttctgctaaacacaaaagatattttgataaatgaTTTAACTGCTTTTGTTCATACAATTAAAGTCAGTGGGATACAAAAACACTGGAACTCAATGACTTTCATTGTgtggacaaaaacatttttcatgctCAAAAGACAAATTGCACATGACatgcaagaaaaaatgtaaaataaaataaaaaataaaaatgtccacAAACTAAAAATttctcattaattactcacccttaagtcgtttcaaacctgtaagaccttcattcaacaCAAATTAAGAAAATCTTTCTGACCCTCTTTCGGACCCAGAAAAGACGCTATCACTAAaaagtccatgtgacatcagcggttccatttgtaattttttgtagcTTTATCCAACAGTTTCTTCTCTTCCATGTCAGTCAATATGAATTCACGAGAGTACCACAATGAtgtcagaatttaaatttttgggtgagcgATGCCAATAGTCACCACTGGTTTGTTCAACTACGTCTCTAGTTGACCTCCGTAATCAAGGTCAGGGATGCAAAcctgctcctggagggccactgaCCCTCAGAGTATAGCTCCagccctaattaaacacacctaaaCCAGACTCAACGTCCAAGAAAGTGTGTTGGAAATCGTTGGCCCTCCAGGAACCTGATTGGACACCCCTGGATTTGGAAGATGTGGGACGACTTCTATGTGTTCATATCTCACTAATATAAGCTTCAGAGAGTCTGTACGATCTAAAGTAACCAGTAACAAGTCTGCTTGCTGTAATGTCACTTTGTTGTGTCAGCTGTGCAGCACTCTAGTGTTCAGAATGATGTCATGCTTACTGAATAACAGGAAGCACCTTGTCGGTGGCTGAACAGAGCTGACTACTCTTGaaccaatgcaaaaaaagagcTAGTGTGAGTAAATAAAGTATGAACGTGGTTGCATTTTCCTCCTTAGCTGTACAACTTTGGGGAGACGGTGTCTATTGTGTTTTGGACGGACACATGGAGACCTGAGAGCTTCTACGATAAGATCAAGAAGAACAGGGACATGGGCCTGCACACGCTGTGCCTGCTGGGTAAGCGCTTCCTTTGAGGTTTTGTGGACAAGATATTCTAATTAGAGAGTTATATGATGTTGCAGGTTCTCCGTTTTGTCGCTTGGCTCACGTCCTTAAGCATGTCACAGTAGCAATGAATGTGTCAAAACCAGATGAGACGACCGCCCTATTTTGACGTCCCATCAAATAGGCATTTCCCTTCGGGGCGCACATTGAACTTGAGCCCATTGCAAACGCTCTGGTACCCCCCAAGGCAGATGGTCGCAAATAATTTACGTTTATATCTGTGCCGTGGAGATTTCCAGACAACTCTTAATAAACCCCCGTTTTCCAAGGTACCAGTGGGATTTCCCATTGGAAGGCATCTTTGGTAATGAATGTTGGTAAAAATCGTTGTCTCCTTGTCTGCTTATTGGCTGGCAGGACAGAGGGGGAGGGGCGGGAGTCCCCAGGTGCTTCCCAGCTGAGGAGTTAGAGAGCAAGAACCAGGACAAAATGAGCAAGAGAGGGATCAGGGTTATTAACCTCATTATTCAAAAGCAAACAGAGGAAGGCGGGGATCGGACACCTCCCTTGTCCACCCTTGGCCGCAAGCGCGCTTATCTAACACAATAACCTGCAGACacaacaaaagcacacacacacagagacaaaacaCAGGGACTATACACTGCATCCATTCATCATAACGTTGCTAACAAGACGCGGGCTATTAATCAAGCTGGCAAATATTGGTCAATTTATTTGCTAgtgtttctaaattaaattcaaagaTAAAATTCGATTTGTAATTCCAAAAAAGTCTAGTCCAATGTAGCGTCtgtgaagggttttttttttcagtttttgattCACTACACTGCTTCTCCAGCcactattttgttttacaaatatcattaatttaatcaattatttattccatttttatggatttacatcagctttatattttctttcattattttatttttttatttcattaaatttgcaaataaattgttttagtaTATAGTATCATTAATTGTGAATTTTATGAAAATTTTCTGGGttctgtttttctcaaaaatcattaagaaatgaataatgaattattaattttatattagtttgtccatttctattttttccTTATTCAGAAATTTgcttgggtggttgttctgtgTAAATTTGCTGGTCTTATTTTACAATGAATTTGGTCTGTTTTCTGATATCTAGCCTACTTGAATCTTTTGTCAATCTATCTTTTTTGCTATTCTTAAATGCAAGCAAATCAGTTTTGAGGTTACCAAATTTGCATCTATAAAGAAagtagaaaagaaataaattgtcCCATTTTACTGTGTCTGAAGTTTAGCCTTGAACTTTTATCTGATTGGTCtgttatttatgaacatttgaGGATTTACGTAGACACTTTCGATGCAGACATGGAGCGAGAACATGACTAGTCGTGATTTATACATTTGTCTTTGTTCTCAATATGAGGCCCTCTCAGGTGCAGTCTGAAAATGTACTTATGCTCCAGACTGCGTGGGGTTAACAGCCCCAGACGGAGGGGCGACCTGCTATTTATGATGTGACAGTAACATCCAGAGAGGCCTAGTTTATAAAACCCAAGCTTATTGTATCGTACAACACTTACAACTCCCTTGTTTCGCAGATATCAAAGTCAAAGAGCAGTCCATGGAGAATTTAATGAGGTAAGACTCTCACTTTCTGATTTTCTGTGGGGTTGTGCTGATTTATATCTTGTCTGTGGTGCTTTTCCAGGAGGGTCGTTTAGTGGTTTCCAGTTAACATTCATGCAAGTTGCTGGGGGGCAGACTGGTTGagttggaaaaaaataacaaaagtaaaaaccGTGGCAGCTTGTTTGACTTGGACGCATGATATGTTATCATGGACCTTCCCTGGGCCGCCTCCAGAACTGCCACAGTATAATTTTCCCATCTAAAACCTTCAGAAATATGTTTCATCGGCAACAGTGAACTTCGTCGTCTGGTTTCAAACTTGAACTCGAAGTCTTTCGGAAAAACCTTCACTGGTGTTGAATTATTTCTTGTCGTAGAAGACGGTTGTTAACTCCTTGCTCTCTCTGTGGTGTCCTGTAATTATCTCCCCCCTTGGTCATGCActttgtgtaattttatatcCAATCCGCATAAACCCCAAATGGGTTTAGTGTTCCACTATGTACGCTATAAGGAGATGAGCATTAGGCCTGGTGCATGCTCCCTGTTTAAGGCTGGAAAGTGTGCTAATGTCTCCCAGATTTATTGGCACTGTTGTACCATTACTCGGAAATGGAATAACCATATGCTGCATGATTTTGGTCACAGTCAGATGCTTGTCCAGTGAGGTTGGTGCCCTTCATTGCTTGGAAGGGGAAACGGCCCCCAAAAAATTCAAAGCATGTCTCCGACTTCCTTAAGTTGACTGATTTCATCAAGGACGGACTGTTGGTCCATTAATGGTTAATGCATCTTAAGTAAAGCATGAAAAGTATTTAACTCTAAAGCTCAGATGTAAATAGCATTAATGGCCACCTACTTGCTCAATCTCCTGGGACCAACTGCAACCTAAATGATTAGTTTACACCTGAATTAATATTTCCTAACAATTTACTCACTGGTTTGTTCCAAGatgttcatttctttatttctttatttaaaaaaaagaaaatgatgatttttctccatatagtggaCTTTCGACAGGGTTAAACGTCAAAATTGTAAGAGTTTTACACGATCCCAGCCAAAGAATAAGCTAGCCAAATGAtctgtcatgttttaaaaaacgaaaaaattatatacattttaaacacaaattcTCCACTTGCACTAGCTCCacaatttttttcatcttgcatgcatgtaaacctattgtaggagactcccaaaacaatattaggaTTTAGTATAAGAAAGACCAACATGAACATCTGGATGACACATGTGTAAGtaaattaaaaggaaattttaattcaggaatgaactaatcctttaaggttccagtgcattaactaatttGAACACCATCCAGGATCCAGACAACCTGGTAGGAAACACCAGATACTACTGTTCACTGTCAAGTTTACCAGTCTCTCGCTTTTTAGGGGTCGAAAGATTTACGAGCCTCCCAGATACATGACTGTCGCTCAGGCATCTGAGCAACTCCTGGAGATACTACAGAACCGACGGGATCGGGCTGAAGAACTGGGTAACTCTtgcaaatctttttaaaatgcatgaaaacgtTTGTGAACTTTGTAGTTAAACCATCTGGACATCTGGCCAACTCTGGCAAGCATTGATGGAAAATTGGATTAGATTTGATTGAAAGCTTTGTGAGCTTTGGTTTCATGGTTTATCCTGTGTTCTTTCCTTCAATGCAGCAATGACTGAAGACACGGTGTGTGTTGGTCTGGCTCGGGTCGGAGCTGAGGACCAGACCATCCGTTCTGGTACACTGCAAGAGTTGGCATCGAGTGAACTGGGAGGACCACTTCACTCAATGATCATCAGCGGACACCTTCACCCTCTGGAGGTGGACATGTTGAAACTCTTCAGCGGTCCTGAGGGATTGAAGACTTTGAAGATGACCGATAGTTCCACATACATTTCTTGATATCCAAGAAGCTTCTGCTCTTCATAAAAAAAGTTCCTTTTCCAGTGCTCCTGGCCGGAGGGTCAGGAGAGCACGCAAATGACATAATTGTTATTCCAGAACAAATTTGACCACTTTAACCTTTAAGCACTGGTCAGGCCAGGGTTGAATTTCATTACAAGATTTAGATTGGGAGTGGGACGATTATTTTGACGTGTGGCAGTCATGTTCTTGCTGTCAAACAAAGTAAATGATGGAATTAAAATAGAGGAAATGGAAAAGGTTATTGTGGACCAACTGCATCTGGGTTGCATTAGTGCCACTGAAATTAAGCTTTCTTCAAAATTGGCATAATGTTTCAGTACCAAGAGCCTTTCTTAATGGAACTTTCTCAGCAAGAATGTAAATAAGATAAAAGCAGAAGCTAAGATTCCTTTGAGCATGTCATAATGGATGAAGATTGATTTTCGTAAAATAAAGACACTCATTTCGTCGCCACTGATCACATCGACGCCCTACATGTGGTTTGACTGTTTTCATCTACAtctgtggttttgtttgtaGTCTCTCATTTCATTTCTGTCAGCATGAATTGCATATAAAGTGAACAAAGCTATTGTCAGAAAGTGGTGCCTCTGCTTTATTtatacaaagacaaatttgagTTCATGTGTTGCATTTAGAGATGATTTGGTTTACAGATGTGCATCTGGTTTATACTGATGTTGAAGTGCAAAGCCTAAGATTTACCAactttcattaaacatttactgGTTCAAGTGAGTATATATCGTTGGCTACACCTTCGACAGAAGAAATTGTTCTTGTCTAATAGATTTTAAGAATATTACACATTATCTGATTATACCCATTATTTCCATACAGTAGGCAGATGCTTTTGGTTTAAACGGCTCATTCATGTTTTTACAGCTATCAGAAGATTCCCAGCATAAGGAACAAGTggatagtttatttttaatggcatCCCAGATCATGTCT
This window of the Puntigrus tetrazona isolate hp1 chromosome 22, ASM1883169v1, whole genome shotgun sequence genome carries:
- the dph5 gene encoding diphthine methyl ester synthase, encoding MLYFIGLGLGDCKDITVKGLEIVRQCSRVYLEAYTSILTVGKEALEEYYGRELLLADRDMVEQQADEILKGADVSDVAFLVVGDPFGATTHSDLVLRALNAGIQYRVIHNASIMNAVGCCGLQLYNFGETVSIVFWTDTWRPESFYDKIKKNRDMGLHTLCLLDIKVKEQSMENLMRGRKIYEPPRYMTVAQASEQLLEILQNRRDRAEELAMTEDTVCVGLARVGAEDQTIRSGTLQELASSELGGPLHSMIISGHLHPLEVDMLKLFSGPEGLKTLKMTDSSTYIS